A portion of the Krasilnikovia cinnamomea genome contains these proteins:
- a CDS encoding type I glyceraldehyde-3-phosphate dehydrogenase — protein MTVAIGINGFGRIGRSLMRIVGAGPETGLTVAAINDVAPVERLAYALRRDSLRGGFPGTVAARPDYLVVNGRPIRAFNESGPRQIPWSAVGADVVIEATGQFRSGDLARMHITHGGARKVVVSASATDPDAFLVYGANHHTYDPARHDVVSPASCGVNALTVMAKVLLDRFGLRGVSTSVILSAQGWQRVHDATSGTSRDDPRLGRATNESIVPHDHVVGDLVRVVLPRLGEIRYSYYCVPTPIGSLAELSGQAERPLTVEEINSAMAEAAAGSLLGVLAYDPDPTVSIDVKGNPASCLFDPSGTQATADGGLKVRGWFDNEWGFSHRLLDLARLVGGEHPALPLARHAWSVV, from the coding sequence GTGACTGTCGCGATTGGCATCAACGGGTTCGGGCGGATCGGCCGCAGCCTCATGCGGATCGTCGGCGCGGGCCCGGAGACGGGGCTGACCGTGGCGGCGATCAACGACGTCGCCCCGGTCGAGCGGCTGGCGTACGCCTTACGACGCGACAGCCTGCGCGGCGGCTTCCCCGGCACGGTCGCCGCCCGGCCGGACTACCTGGTCGTCAACGGGCGTCCCATCCGCGCCTTCAACGAGAGCGGCCCGCGCCAGATCCCCTGGTCGGCGGTCGGCGCGGACGTCGTCATCGAGGCCACGGGCCAGTTCCGCAGCGGTGATCTGGCCCGGATGCACATCACCCACGGCGGCGCCCGCAAGGTCGTGGTCAGCGCGTCCGCCACCGACCCGGACGCGTTCCTGGTCTACGGCGCCAACCACCACACCTACGACCCGGCGCGGCACGACGTCGTCTCGCCCGCCTCGTGCGGCGTCAACGCCCTGACCGTGATGGCGAAGGTGCTGCTCGACCGGTTCGGCCTGCGGGGGGTCAGCACGTCGGTGATCCTCTCGGCGCAGGGCTGGCAGCGGGTGCACGACGCCACCTCGGGCACCTCCCGCGACGATCCCCGGCTGGGCCGGGCCACCAACGAGAGCATCGTCCCGCACGACCACGTGGTCGGCGACCTCGTCCGGGTGGTGCTGCCCCGGCTCGGGGAGATCCGGTACAGCTACTACTGCGTGCCCACCCCGATCGGGTCGCTGGCCGAGCTGTCCGGGCAGGCGGAACGCCCGCTCACCGTCGAGGAGATCAACAGCGCGATGGCCGAGGCCGCGGCGGGGTCGCTGCTGGGGGTGCTGGCGTACGACCCCGACCCGACCGTCTCGATCGACGTCAAGGGCAACCCGGCCTCGTGCCTGTTCGACCCGTCCGGTACGCAGGCCACGGCGGACGGCGGGCTCAAGGTGCGGGGCTGGTTCGACAACGAGTGGGGCTTCTCACACCGCCTGCTCGACCTGGCCAGGTTGGTCGGGGGCGAGCACCCGGCCCTGCCGCTGGCCCGGCACGCCTGGAGTGTCGTGTAG
- a CDS encoding serine/threonine dehydratase, which yields MTTSDDVRAAAERIAGRVRRTPVLRDGPALFKLEYLQHTGSFKARGMLNRILAAAQRGELPPAGIVAASGGNAGLAAAYAARELGVPAEVYVPVTAPPVKVAKLGKLGARVVQTGNEYAEAYAAAIVQARATGALFCHAYDDPDMIAGNGSAGLELLDELPGGFDTVLVAVGGGGLVAGLAAALHGHARVVAVEPRTCPSLSAALAAGEPVDVPVSGVAADSLGARRIGTLPYEVAVRTGVISVLVDDQAIVDARRRLWEDHRIVVEHGAATAQAALTSGAYVPAAGERVVTLLCGANTNPADLA from the coding sequence GTGACCACCAGCGACGATGTCCGCGCGGCGGCCGAGCGGATCGCGGGGCGGGTGCGCCGTACCCCGGTTCTGCGGGACGGGCCCGCGCTGTTCAAGCTCGAATACCTGCAGCACACCGGGTCGTTCAAGGCCCGGGGGATGCTCAACCGGATCCTCGCCGCCGCGCAGCGCGGCGAGCTGCCCCCGGCCGGGATCGTCGCGGCCTCCGGCGGCAACGCGGGCCTGGCCGCCGCGTACGCGGCCCGCGAGCTCGGCGTCCCCGCCGAGGTGTACGTGCCGGTGACGGCCCCGCCGGTCAAGGTCGCCAAGCTGGGCAAGCTGGGCGCCCGGGTGGTGCAGACCGGCAACGAGTACGCGGAGGCGTACGCCGCCGCGATCGTGCAGGCCCGGGCCACCGGCGCGCTGTTCTGCCACGCCTACGACGATCCCGACATGATCGCGGGCAACGGCTCGGCCGGGCTGGAGCTGCTCGACGAGCTGCCCGGGGGCTTCGACACCGTGCTGGTGGCGGTGGGCGGCGGCGGCCTGGTCGCCGGTCTGGCCGCCGCGCTGCACGGGCACGCCCGGGTGGTGGCCGTCGAGCCGCGCACCTGCCCGTCGCTGTCCGCCGCCCTGGCGGCGGGGGAGCCGGTCGACGTGCCGGTCTCCGGGGTGGCGGCCGACTCGCTGGGCGCCCGCCGGATCGGGACGCTTCCGTACGAGGTGGCGGTGCGTACCGGCGTGATCTCGGTACTCGTCGACGACCAGGCGATCGTCGACGCGCGCCGCCGTCTGTGGGAGGACCACCGGATCGTGGTCGAGCACGGCGCCGCGACGGCGCAGGCCGCGCTGACCAGCGGGGCGTACGTGCCGGCGGCGGGGGAGCGGGTCGTGACGCTGCTGTGCGGCGCCAACACCAACCCCGCCGACCTGGCCTAA
- a CDS encoding GTP cyclohydrolase II yields the protein MSEVRTRVTVPLKFADGYTTTAEVVTFTGLADGREHLALALGDVANADVPLVRPHSECLTGDVLGSQRCDCGPQLREAVERIASVGGYLLYLRQEGRGIGLYAKLDAYALQDDGLDTYEANRALGRDDDERDYTAAAQMLTALGVGAVDLLTNNPDKPAQLRALGVEVRDVVPTGVHASAANVRYLAAKVAHTAHTIALPLAV from the coding sequence ATGTCTGAGGTTCGGACCCGGGTCACGGTGCCGCTGAAGTTCGCCGACGGGTACACGACGACCGCCGAGGTGGTCACGTTCACCGGCCTGGCCGACGGGCGCGAGCACCTCGCCCTGGCCCTCGGTGACGTCGCGAACGCCGACGTGCCGCTCGTGCGGCCGCACTCCGAGTGCCTCACCGGCGACGTCCTCGGCTCCCAGCGCTGCGACTGCGGCCCGCAGCTGCGCGAGGCCGTCGAGCGCATCGCCTCCGTCGGCGGCTACCTGCTCTACCTGCGCCAGGAGGGCCGCGGCATCGGCCTGTACGCCAAGCTCGACGCGTACGCCCTGCAGGACGACGGCCTGGACACCTACGAGGCGAACCGGGCGCTCGGGCGCGACGACGACGAGCGCGACTACACCGCCGCCGCCCAGATGCTCACCGCCCTGGGCGTGGGCGCGGTCGACCTGCTGACCAACAACCCCGACAAGCCCGCCCAGCTGCGCGCGCTCGGGGTCGAGGTGCGCGACGTGGTGCCCACCGGGGTGCACGCCTCCGCCGCGAACGTCCGGTACCTGGCGGCCAAGGTGGCGCACACCGCCCACACGATCGCCCTGCCGCTGGCGGTCTGA
- a CDS encoding M15 family metallopeptidase, with protein sequence MGIDSVNSRIADIQSRIISLQTAQATAATTQATRATSATGGAAFANYLADAVSAQSSTTGPAKSYSLNAKGIPTDLAAYGNGKIPASALGQVGDTRHRLWAPAAESLTKMIADAKKDGVKIGITDSYRSYDEQVDLVRRKGLYSQGGLAAKPGTSEHGWGMAADLDLNAKALAWMRTHAAKYGFDENVPRETWHWAYKPNGV encoded by the coding sequence GTGGGAATCGACTCAGTGAACTCGCGCATCGCCGACATCCAGAGCCGGATCATCTCGCTGCAGACCGCGCAGGCCACCGCAGCCACCACCCAGGCCACCCGCGCCACCTCGGCCACGGGCGGCGCCGCGTTCGCGAACTACCTGGCCGACGCGGTGTCGGCGCAGTCGTCGACAACGGGCCCCGCCAAGTCGTACTCGCTCAACGCCAAGGGCATCCCGACGGACCTCGCCGCTTACGGCAACGGCAAGATCCCGGCGAGCGCCCTGGGCCAGGTGGGCGACACCCGGCACCGGCTGTGGGCGCCCGCCGCCGAGTCGCTGACCAAGATGATCGCCGACGCGAAGAAGGACGGCGTCAAGATCGGGATCACGGACTCGTACCGGTCCTACGACGAGCAGGTGGACCTGGTCCGCCGCAAGGGCCTGTACTCGCAGGGCGGGCTGGCCGCCAAGCCGGGCACCAGCGAGCACGGCTGGGGCATGGCCGCCGACCTGGACCTCAACGCCAAGGCGCTGGCCTGGATGCGGACCCACGCGGCCAAGTACGGCTTCGACGAGAACGTGCCCCGCGAGACGTGGCACTGGGCGTACAAGCCGAACGGCGTCTGA
- a CDS encoding class I SAM-dependent methyltransferase yields MAAVYTHGHHESVLRSHRWRTAENSAAYLLPWLSSGLSVLDVGCGPGTITADLATRVTPGRVTALEVSDTALELARAEVRGRGITTVDFAVGDAHALAFPDGTFDVVHAHQVLQHLGDPVAALREMRRVTRPGGVVAVRDSDYAAFTWFPRLPELDEWLALYQRVARGNGGEPDAGRRLLSWAHAAGFTDVTATSSTWCFADETDRAWWGGLWADRIRQSDFARTAVAGGAATAGDLDRIADGWRRWAADPDGWLSLLHGELICRA; encoded by the coding sequence ATGGCTGCTGTCTACACCCACGGGCATCACGAGTCGGTGCTGCGTTCCCACCGCTGGCGCACCGCAGAGAATTCCGCCGCGTACCTGTTGCCGTGGCTTTCTTCCGGCCTGAGCGTGCTGGACGTCGGCTGCGGGCCGGGCACCATCACGGCCGATCTCGCGACGCGCGTCACACCCGGCCGGGTCACCGCCCTGGAGGTCAGCGATACGGCGCTGGAGCTGGCCCGCGCCGAGGTGCGCGGGCGCGGCATCACGACCGTGGACTTCGCGGTGGGGGACGCGCACGCGCTGGCCTTCCCGGACGGCACCTTCGACGTGGTGCACGCCCACCAGGTGCTGCAGCATCTGGGCGATCCGGTCGCCGCGCTGCGCGAGATGCGCCGGGTCACCCGGCCTGGTGGCGTGGTCGCGGTCCGCGACAGCGACTACGCCGCCTTCACCTGGTTTCCCCGGCTGCCGGAGCTGGACGAGTGGCTGGCGCTGTATCAGCGGGTCGCCCGGGGCAACGGTGGCGAGCCGGACGCGGGCCGCCGCCTGCTGTCGTGGGCGCACGCGGCCGGCTTCACCGACGTCACCGCGACCTCCAGCACCTGGTGCTTCGCGGATGAGACGGACCGTGCCTGGTGGGGCGGTCTGTGGGCCGACCGGATCCGGCAGTCGGACTTCGCCCGTACCGCCGTGGCCGGTGGCGCGGCCACGGCGGGGGATCTGGACCGGATCGCGGACGGGTGGCGGCGCTGGGCCGCCGACCCCGACGGCTGGCTGTCGCTGCTGCACGGCGAACTGATCTGCCGCGCCTGA
- a CDS encoding aspartate-semialdehyde dehydrogenase: protein MRIGIMGATGQVGGVMRRILAERQFPVDQLRLFASARSAGRTLPWQDSEVTVEDAATADYRGLDLVLFSAGKGSSKEYGPRVAEAGAVVVDNSSAWRMDPQVPLVVAEVNPEAARQRPRGIIANPNCTTMAAMPVLRPLHDEAGLVALVATTYQAVSGAGLAGVAELDEQVKKVADRAAELTHDGAAVEFPAPRSFARTIAYNVLPLAGSIVDDGSDETDEEQKLRNESRKILGIPDLKVSGTCVRVPVFTGHSLQVNARFARPISPARARELLAGAPGVELSDIPTPLQAAGRDPSYVGRIRADETVDNGLALFISNDNLRKGAALNAVQIAELVAAELG from the coding sequence ATGAGGATCGGCATCATGGGCGCTACGGGACAGGTCGGCGGAGTCATGCGCCGCATCCTCGCCGAGCGCCAGTTTCCCGTTGACCAGCTCCGGCTCTTCGCCTCCGCCCGCTCCGCCGGGCGCACCCTGCCCTGGCAGGACTCCGAAGTGACCGTGGAGGACGCCGCGACGGCCGACTACCGCGGCCTCGACCTCGTCCTGTTCTCCGCCGGCAAGGGCAGCTCCAAGGAGTACGGCCCCCGCGTCGCCGAGGCCGGCGCCGTGGTCGTCGACAACTCCAGCGCCTGGCGGATGGACCCGCAGGTCCCGCTCGTCGTCGCGGAGGTGAACCCCGAGGCGGCACGGCAGCGGCCGCGCGGCATCATCGCCAACCCCAACTGCACCACGATGGCCGCGATGCCGGTGCTGCGCCCGCTGCACGACGAGGCCGGCCTCGTGGCACTGGTCGCCACCACGTACCAGGCGGTGTCCGGCGCCGGACTGGCCGGGGTGGCCGAGCTGGACGAGCAGGTGAAGAAGGTCGCCGACCGCGCCGCCGAGCTGACCCACGACGGAGCCGCGGTCGAGTTCCCCGCACCCCGGTCGTTCGCCCGGACCATCGCGTACAACGTCCTGCCGCTGGCCGGGTCGATCGTCGACGACGGCAGCGACGAGACCGACGAGGAACAGAAGCTGCGCAACGAGAGCCGCAAGATCCTCGGTATCCCGGACCTCAAGGTGTCCGGCACCTGTGTCCGGGTGCCCGTGTTCACCGGCCACTCGCTGCAGGTCAACGCCCGCTTCGCGCGGCCGATCAGCCCCGCCCGGGCCCGGGAACTCCTGGCCGGGGCGCCCGGTGTGGAGCTGTCCGACATTCCGACGCCGCTGCAGGCCGCCGGCCGCGACCCGTCGTACGTCGGCCGGATCCGCGCCGACGAGACCGTCGACAACGGCCTGGCACTGTTCATCTCCAACGACAACCTGCGCAAGGGCGCCGCGCTCAACGCCGTCCAGATCGCCGAGTTGGTCGCCGCCGAACTCGGCTGA
- a CDS encoding RNB domain-containing ribonuclease, whose translation MPINRVVRAPRIDFSALRRELQLPAEFPVAALREATEAAARTPTGADRTDIPLVTVDPATSRDLDQALCLTRRAGGGYRVHYAIADVASYVRPGGPLEDETWARGQTVYLPDGKVPLHPPILSEDAASLLPDADRAAVLWTIDLDAEGDIAAVGLERARVRSRAKLDYAGVQAAVDAGRAPEPVALLPEIGALLARRAAQRGAINLPIPEQEIEPSGDDGWRLVLRAPLPVEEHNAQISLLTGMAAASLMLAGGVGLLRTMPAPQPDAVARLRAAAGSLGVAWPEGAPVGDVVAGVDAGSPRGAAFVDQAAELLRGAAYTAFAGQAPAQTGHGGVGAPYAHVTAPLRRLADRYATEACLALHEGRPVPDWVREALVRLPASMSASDRVASAANRGAIDLAEAVLLADRVGATFDAGVLDVDEPRNGAANRRPPGGTIAIDTPAVRARCTGELPLGERVRVRLTTADPQTRTVLFARE comes from the coding sequence GTGCCGATCAACCGGGTGGTGCGGGCGCCCCGCATCGACTTCTCCGCGCTGCGCCGCGAGCTCCAACTGCCCGCCGAGTTTCCCGTCGCCGCCCTGCGCGAGGCGACGGAGGCGGCGGCGCGTACGCCCACCGGGGCCGACCGTACGGACATCCCGCTCGTCACGGTCGACCCGGCGACCTCGCGCGACCTCGACCAGGCGTTGTGCCTGACCCGCCGCGCCGGCGGCGGCTACCGGGTGCACTACGCGATCGCGGACGTCGCCTCGTACGTGCGCCCCGGCGGCCCGCTGGAGGACGAGACGTGGGCCCGCGGCCAGACCGTCTACCTGCCCGACGGCAAGGTGCCGCTGCATCCGCCGATCCTCAGCGAGGACGCCGCCAGCCTGCTCCCGGACGCCGACCGGGCCGCCGTGCTGTGGACGATCGACCTCGACGCCGAGGGCGACATCGCCGCGGTGGGCCTGGAGCGGGCCCGGGTGCGCAGCCGGGCGAAGCTGGACTACGCGGGAGTGCAGGCGGCCGTGGACGCGGGCCGGGCGCCGGAGCCGGTGGCGCTGCTGCCCGAGATCGGCGCGCTGCTGGCGCGCCGGGCGGCCCAGCGCGGCGCCATCAACCTGCCGATCCCGGAACAGGAGATCGAGCCCAGCGGGGACGACGGCTGGCGGCTGGTGCTGCGCGCGCCACTGCCCGTCGAGGAGCACAACGCGCAGATCTCGCTGCTCACCGGCATGGCCGCGGCGTCGCTCATGCTGGCCGGTGGGGTGGGACTGCTGCGGACGATGCCGGCGCCGCAGCCGGACGCGGTCGCGCGGTTGCGCGCCGCAGCCGGGTCGCTGGGCGTGGCCTGGCCGGAGGGCGCGCCGGTGGGCGACGTCGTGGCCGGGGTGGACGCGGGCAGCCCGCGCGGGGCGGCGTTCGTCGATCAGGCCGCCGAGCTGCTGCGCGGCGCGGCGTACACGGCGTTCGCCGGTCAGGCGCCCGCGCAGACCGGGCACGGCGGCGTCGGCGCACCGTACGCGCATGTCACGGCCCCGCTGCGCCGCCTGGCCGACCGGTACGCGACCGAGGCCTGCCTGGCCCTGCACGAGGGCCGGCCGGTGCCGGACTGGGTCCGGGAGGCGCTGGTGCGCCTGCCCGCCAGCATGTCCGCCAGCGACCGGGTCGCCTCGGCCGCCAACCGGGGCGCGATCGACCTGGCCGAGGCGGTGCTGCTGGCGGACCGGGTGGGTGCGACGTTCGACGCCGGGGTGCTGGACGTGGACGAGCCGCGCAACGGTGCCGCGAACCGGCGGCCGCCCGGTGGCACGATCGCGATCGACACCCCGGCGGTCCGCGCCCGGTGCACCGGCGAGCTGCCGCTGGGTGAGCGGGTCCGGGTACGTCTGACTACGGCCGATCCGCAGACCCGTACGGTGCTGTTCGCCCGCGAGTGA
- the panB gene encoding 3-methyl-2-oxobutanoate hydroxymethyltransferase, translated as MSDIEVPTLYGGPPTRRVRTRDLLAAKQRGDRWAMLTSYDQYTAGIFDAAGIPVLLVGDSAANNVFGYETTVPVTADELLPLVRAVVRATKTALIVGDLPFGSYEEGPTQALRTAVRFMKEGGCHAVKLEGGRRVSGQISALTGAGIPVMAHIGFTPQSEHAFGGYRVQGRGDRAAEELVADARAVAEAGAFAVVLEMVPGEVATQITKELSIPTVGIGAGPDTDAQVMVWQDMAGLRTGKAPRFVKHYADLATVLGEATRRFADEVRGGEFPAAEHTFS; from the coding sequence ATGTCCGACATCGAGGTGCCCACCCTCTACGGCGGCCCACCCACCCGCCGGGTCCGCACCCGCGACCTGCTCGCCGCCAAGCAGCGCGGCGACCGCTGGGCCATGCTCACGTCCTACGACCAGTACACCGCCGGGATCTTCGACGCCGCCGGCATCCCGGTGCTGCTGGTCGGGGACTCCGCGGCCAACAACGTCTTCGGCTACGAGACGACCGTCCCGGTCACCGCCGACGAGCTGCTTCCCCTGGTACGCGCGGTGGTGCGCGCCACGAAGACCGCGCTGATCGTGGGCGACCTGCCGTTCGGCTCGTACGAGGAGGGGCCCACCCAGGCCCTGCGTACGGCGGTGCGGTTCATGAAGGAGGGCGGCTGCCACGCCGTCAAGCTGGAGGGCGGCCGCCGGGTGTCCGGGCAGATCTCGGCGCTGACCGGCGCCGGGATCCCGGTGATGGCGCACATCGGCTTCACCCCGCAGAGCGAGCACGCGTTCGGCGGGTACCGGGTGCAGGGCCGCGGCGACCGGGCCGCCGAGGAGCTGGTCGCGGACGCCCGCGCGGTCGCCGAGGCGGGCGCGTTCGCGGTGGTGCTGGAGATGGTGCCCGGCGAGGTGGCCACCCAGATCACCAAGGAGCTGAGCATCCCGACGGTCGGCATCGGGGCCGGCCCCGACACCGACGCGCAGGTGATGGTCTGGCAGGACATGGCCGGGCTGCGTACGGGCAAGGCACCGCGCTTCGTGAAGCACTACGCCGACCTGGCTACCGTGCTCGGCGAGGCGACCCGGCGGTTCGCCGACGAGGTGCGCGGCGGCGAGTTCCCGGCCGCGGAGCACACCTTCAGCTAG
- a CDS encoding NAD+ synthase: MPSMRIALAQVNSTVGDIAGNAAAIRRWCRVAADAGAQLVAFPEMMLTGYPIEDLVFRDSFVRASQSALRTLAADLAADGLGELAVVVGYVDADGPAPTSADAAPGSGRRDGSALLHGGAVAATYFKHHLPNYGVFDEDRYFEPGSALTVVRFGGVDVALTVCEDVWQAGGPFAAARRAGVGLVVNINASPYELNKDDVRLPLVQRRAAEAGATVAYVNMVGGQDELVFDGDSIIVGATGELLARSPQFVEDLLVHDLELPAADETPNVAGSGPELTRRSGESLHGEQARDDDMAIERVTLTGAPRPVTGDRVVGGVAERVSDEAEIWSALVLGLRDYVEKNGFRSVVLGLSGGIDSAVVAAIAVDAIGPDRVFGVSMPSAFSSDHSRDDAADLAKRTGLDYRVEPIQPMVDAFLANLSLSGLAVENLQARVRGVILMALSNQEGHLVLTTGNKSELAVGYSTLYGDSVGGFNPLKDVPKTMVWRLANWRNAEAAACGDQPPIPENSITKPPSAELRPGQVDADSLPDYDLLDAVLTGYIDNDAGRDDLIAAGYDAALVDRVLRLVDGAEYKRRQSAPGTKISIKAFGRDRRLPITNRFREGV; this comes from the coding sequence ATGCCCTCGATGCGCATCGCTCTGGCCCAGGTGAACTCGACGGTCGGCGACATCGCCGGGAACGCGGCCGCGATCCGGCGCTGGTGCCGCGTGGCCGCCGACGCCGGAGCCCAGCTGGTCGCCTTCCCGGAGATGATGCTGACCGGCTACCCCATCGAGGACCTGGTGTTCCGGGACTCGTTCGTGCGGGCCTCGCAGTCGGCGCTGCGTACCCTCGCCGCCGATCTCGCCGCGGACGGACTGGGCGAGCTGGCCGTCGTGGTGGGCTACGTGGACGCCGACGGACCCGCCCCGACCAGCGCCGACGCGGCCCCCGGCAGCGGCCGCCGGGACGGCTCCGCCCTGCTGCACGGCGGCGCGGTCGCGGCCACGTACTTCAAGCACCACCTGCCCAACTACGGAGTGTTCGACGAGGACCGCTACTTCGAGCCCGGGTCCGCCCTGACCGTGGTGCGCTTCGGCGGGGTCGACGTCGCGCTCACGGTCTGCGAGGACGTGTGGCAGGCGGGCGGCCCGTTCGCGGCGGCGCGCCGCGCGGGCGTCGGCCTGGTCGTCAACATCAACGCCTCACCGTACGAGCTGAACAAGGACGACGTACGGCTCCCGCTGGTGCAGCGCCGCGCCGCCGAGGCGGGCGCCACCGTCGCGTACGTGAACATGGTCGGCGGCCAGGACGAGCTGGTCTTCGACGGCGACTCGATCATCGTCGGCGCGACCGGCGAGCTGCTGGCCCGCTCCCCGCAGTTCGTCGAGGACCTGCTCGTGCACGACCTGGAACTGCCCGCCGCCGACGAGACCCCCAACGTGGCGGGCTCCGGCCCGGAGCTGACCCGCCGCTCGGGCGAGTCGCTGCACGGCGAGCAGGCCCGCGACGACGACATGGCGATCGAGCGGGTCACGCTGACCGGCGCGCCGCGACCGGTCACCGGCGACCGGGTGGTCGGTGGCGTCGCCGAGCGCGTCAGCGACGAGGCGGAGATCTGGTCCGCGCTGGTCCTCGGGCTGCGCGACTACGTCGAGAAGAACGGGTTCCGCTCGGTGGTGCTGGGCCTGTCCGGCGGCATCGACTCGGCCGTGGTGGCCGCCATCGCGGTCGACGCGATCGGCCCCGACCGGGTGTTCGGTGTCTCGATGCCCAGCGCGTTCTCCTCGGACCACTCCCGCGACGACGCCGCCGACCTGGCCAAACGCACCGGGTTGGACTACCGGGTCGAGCCCATCCAGCCGATGGTCGACGCGTTCCTGGCGAACCTGTCGCTGTCCGGGCTGGCCGTGGAGAATCTGCAGGCCCGGGTACGCGGCGTGATCCTCATGGCGCTGTCGAACCAGGAGGGCCACCTGGTGCTCACCACGGGCAACAAGAGCGAGCTGGCGGTCGGCTACTCGACCCTGTACGGCGACTCCGTCGGCGGCTTCAACCCGCTCAAGGACGTACCCAAGACGATGGTGTGGCGGCTGGCGAACTGGCGCAACGCGGAGGCCGCCGCCTGCGGCGACCAGCCGCCCATCCCGGAGAACTCGATCACCAAGCCGCCCAGCGCCGAGCTGCGCCCCGGCCAGGTCGACGCGGACTCGCTGCCCGACTACGACCTGCTGGACGCGGTGCTCACCGGCTACATCGACAACGACGCGGGCCGCGACGACCTCATCGCGGCCGGGTACGACGCGGCGCTGGTGGACCGGGTGCTGCGCCTGGTCGACGGCGCCGAGTACAAGCGCCGCCAGTCCGCGCCCGGCACGAAGATCTCGATCAAGGCGTTCGGCCGGGACCGGCGGCTGCCCATCACGAACAGATTCCGCGAGGGCGTGTGA
- a CDS encoding glutamine synthetase family protein — MDRQQEFVLRTLEERDIRFVRLWFTDVLGTLKSVSVAPAELESAFEEGIGIDGSAIEGFARVYESDMVAMPDPTTFQVFPFEGGASGESARMFCDILLPDGSAAWADPRHVLRRMLSKAAEKGFTYYTHPEIEFFLVQDDPLDGSVPVPVDNGGYFDHTNHVVARDFRRQAVLALERIGISVEFSHHEVAPGQQEIDLRYADALTTADNIMTFRHVVKEVALTQGVRASFMPKPFTDQPGSGMHTHLSLFEGERNAFFDGDDPQKLSKTARAFIAGLLVHAREYTAVTNQWVNSYKRLFPMQLPDRITESPAFVSWGHLNRSALVRVPAFGKPNSARVEVRSIDSATNPYLAFAVMLGAGLKGIEEGYELPPGAEDDVWSLSAAERKAMGYDALPENLSEAIDVMEKSELVPEVLGEHVFDFFLRNKRTEWEQYRREVTPYERQRYLAL, encoded by the coding sequence GTGGACCGACAGCAGGAGTTCGTGCTTCGCACGCTCGAAGAGCGCGACATCCGTTTTGTCCGGCTCTGGTTCACCGATGTGCTCGGCACCCTGAAGAGCGTGTCCGTCGCGCCCGCCGAGCTGGAGAGCGCCTTCGAAGAGGGCATCGGGATCGACGGGTCGGCGATCGAGGGCTTCGCCCGGGTCTACGAGTCCGACATGGTCGCCATGCCGGACCCGACCACGTTCCAGGTCTTCCCGTTCGAGGGCGGCGCCAGCGGGGAGAGCGCCCGGATGTTCTGCGACATCCTGCTGCCCGACGGCAGCGCCGCGTGGGCCGACCCGCGGCACGTGCTGCGCCGCATGCTCTCCAAGGCCGCGGAGAAGGGCTTCACCTACTACACCCACCCGGAAATCGAGTTCTTCCTCGTCCAGGACGACCCGCTGGACGGCTCGGTGCCCGTGCCGGTCGACAACGGCGGCTACTTCGACCACACCAACCACGTGGTCGCCCGCGACTTCCGCCGCCAGGCCGTGCTCGCCCTGGAACGCATCGGCATCTCGGTGGAGTTCAGCCACCACGAGGTCGCGCCCGGCCAGCAGGAGATCGACCTGCGCTACGCCGACGCGCTCACCACGGCCGACAACATCATGACGTTCCGGCACGTCGTGAAGGAAGTGGCGCTGACCCAGGGGGTGCGCGCCTCGTTCATGCCCAAGCCGTTCACCGACCAGCCCGGCAGCGGCATGCACACCCACCTGTCGCTGTTCGAGGGCGAGCGCAACGCGTTCTTCGACGGCGACGACCCGCAGAAGCTGTCCAAGACCGCGCGGGCGTTCATCGCCGGGCTGCTCGTGCACGCCCGCGAGTACACCGCGGTCACCAACCAGTGGGTCAACTCGTACAAGCGGCTGTTCCCGATGCAGCTGCCGGACCGGATCACCGAGTCGCCCGCGTTCGTGAGCTGGGGTCACCTCAACCGCTCCGCGCTGGTCCGGGTGCCCGCGTTCGGCAAGCCGAACTCGGCGCGGGTCGAGGTCCGTTCGATCGACTCGGCCACCAACCCCTACCTGGCCTTCGCGGTCATGCTCGGCGCCGGGCTCAAGGGCATCGAGGAGGGGTACGAGCTGCCCCCGGGCGCCGAGGACGACGTCTGGTCGCTGTCGGCGGCCGAGCGCAAGGCGATGGGGTACGACGCCCTGCCGGAGAACCTGTCCGAGGCGATCGACGTCATGGAGAAGTCGGAACTCGTGCCCGAGGTGCTCGGCGAACACGTCTTCGACTTCTTCCTGCGCAACAAGCGCACCGAGTGGGAGCAGTACCGCCGCGAGGTCACCCCGTACGAGCGGCAGCGGTACCTCGCGCTGTGA